One segment of Nostoc piscinale CENA21 DNA contains the following:
- a CDS encoding isoaspartyl peptidase/L-asparaginase yields the protein MQVKVQPKLIIHGGAGSSLHGKGGLETVRRSLHAVIEDVYALLLSGANAAAAVLRGCQLLEDDPRFNAGTGSVLQSDGQIRMSASLMDGMSGRFSGVINVSRVKNPIELAYFLQNSPDRVLSDYGSAELARELQVPSYNALTELRLQEWIQERQDNFKRTMAGVIAEPELLETSNAGRGTIGVVALDAHGGLAVGTSTGGKGFERIGRVSDSAMPAGNYATGHAAVSCTGIGEDIIDECLAPRIVVRVTDGMTLKDAMQRSFAEAHEHQRDLGAIALDASGAIAWGKTSQVLLAAYHDGEKIGDTLEMAVGTQIGCIS from the coding sequence ATGCAGGTAAAGGTGCAACCAAAATTAATTATTCATGGAGGGGCTGGTAGTTCTCTCCACGGCAAAGGAGGATTAGAGACTGTACGTCGATCGCTCCATGCAGTCATTGAAGATGTTTATGCTTTGTTATTATCAGGGGCCAACGCTGCCGCAGCAGTACTGCGGGGTTGCCAATTATTAGAAGATGACCCTCGGTTTAACGCTGGTACTGGTTCAGTACTGCAATCTGATGGTCAAATTCGGATGAGTGCTTCCTTAATGGATGGCATGTCAGGACGTTTTAGCGGTGTGATTAATGTCTCGCGGGTGAAAAACCCCATTGAATTAGCCTATTTTCTACAAAATTCCCCTGACCGCGTATTGTCAGATTACGGTTCGGCGGAATTAGCCCGCGAGTTACAAGTCCCCAGCTACAATGCTTTAACTGAATTACGGTTACAAGAATGGATTCAAGAACGTCAAGATAATTTTAAAAGAACAATGGCTGGGGTAATAGCAGAGCCAGAGTTATTAGAAACCAGCAATGCCGGACGTGGCACAATTGGCGTAGTTGCTTTAGATGCTCATGGTGGACTCGCAGTCGGGACATCCACCGGGGGTAAAGGCTTTGAACGCATTGGTCGAGTCAGTGATTCAGCTATGCCGGCGGGGAATTATGCAACTGGTCATGCGGCTGTTAGCTGTACTGGTATTGGTGAAGATATTATCGATGAATGTTTAGCACCCAGAATTGTAGTGCGGGTAACTGATGGGATGACGCTCAAAGATGCCATGCAACGCTCTTTTGCTGAAGCCCATGAACATCAAAGAGATTTAGGGGCGATCGCTTTAGATGCTAGTGGCGCGATCGCCTGGGGTAAAACTAGCCAAGTTTTACTCGCCGCCTATCACGACGGTGAAAAAATTGGCGACACTTTAGAAATGGCTGTTGGTACACAAATCGGCTGTATATCTTAG
- a CDS encoding DUF2256 domain-containing protein codes for MGRYRSKSDLPTKICPVCQRPFTWRKKWQDCWDEVKYCSERCRRRRSEAKTE; via the coding sequence ATGGGGCGCTATCGTTCTAAATCTGACCTACCTACAAAAATCTGCCCTGTATGTCAACGTCCCTTCACTTGGCGAAAGAAGTGGCAAGATTGCTGGGATGAAGTGAAATATTGCTCAGAACGTTGTCGCCGTCGCCGTTCTGAGGCCAAAACCGAGTAA